The Tachyglossus aculeatus isolate mTacAcu1 chromosome 22, mTacAcu1.pri, whole genome shotgun sequence genome window below encodes:
- the LOC119944090 gene encoding olfactory receptor 9I1-like — MAENGTEGTEFLLMGFSGQPELQRGLFWVFLVIYLLTLWGNLGIFGLIQVDAHLQTPMYFFLGHLALLDACYSSVIVPQMLVALRLGGASVTSWQCAAQFFLFTLCASIECFLLAVMAYDRYVAVCHPLLYVAIVTPWARWRLVSMAYAGALVHSVIRTGCTFSLSFCKSHHVDFFFCDFPPMLKLSCTDTKARELVFYFLAFSVITISVTVILISYLFIIKAILCIRSAGGRAKTFSTCGSHMTTVALFFGTLAFMYLKGNMGQALEVDKVVSVFYTVVIPMFNPVIYSLRNKEVKEALRRVLHRTKIVQRS; from the coding sequence ATGGCTGAGAACGGCACCGAAGGGACAGAGTTTCTCCTAATGGGTTTTTCCGGGCAGCCGGAACTGCAGAGGGGCCTCTTCTGGGTATTCCTGGTCATTTACCTCCTCACCCTGTGGGGCAATCTGGGTATATTTGGGCTCATCCAGGTGGATGCCCATCTCcagacacccatgtacttcttccttggcCATCTTGCCCTCCTGGATGCCTGCTATTCTTCAGTCATCGTCCCTCAGATGCTGGTGGCCCTGAGGTTGGGGGGAGCATCCGTCACGTCCTGGCAATGTGCGGCCCAGTTCTTCCTCTTCACACTGTGCGCCAGCATCGAGTGCTTCCTCCTCGCGgtcatggcctatgaccgctacgtggccgtGTGCCACCCCCTCCTCTACGTCGCCATTGTGACACCCTGGGCCCGCTGGAGGCTGGTGTCCATGGCTTATGCAGGAGCACTGGTCCACTCCGTGATCCGCACGGGctgcactttctctctctccttctgtaagTCTCACCATGTGGACTTCTTCTTCTGTGACTTCCCGCCCATGCTGAAGCTGTCGTGCACTGACACTAAGGCCCGGGAGCTGGTCTTCTACTTCTTAGCTTTCTCCGTTATCACAATCAGCGTGACGGTGATCCTGATCTCCTACCTGTTCATCATCAAGGCCATCCTGTGCATCCGTTCGGCAGGTGGGAGGGCCAAGACATTCTCTACCTGTGGCTCTCACATGACCACAGTGGCTCTGTTCTTTGGGACTCTCGCCTTCATGTACCTGAAAGGCAATATGGGCCAGGCTCTGGAGGTGGACAAGGTGgtatctgtgttctacaccgtggtcatccccatgttcaaccctgtgatctacagtctgaggaacaaagaggtgaaggAGGCCCTGAGGAGAGTTCTCCACAGGACCAAGATCGTGCAAAGGTCTTAA